A DNA window from Syngnathus typhle isolate RoL2023-S1 ecotype Sweden linkage group LG2, RoL_Styp_1.0, whole genome shotgun sequence contains the following coding sequences:
- the cfap221 gene encoding cilia- and flagella-associated protein 221 — translation MAVSAPLTPLPLTQLVEDGRSSVPNHLLESKIYVKEKSNGLIQVDPSELHFSGFKLEKDYVKSVKLINISSRVLNIHIIPTQTKHFRTNYAKKCRLIPGLAYTVKVKFCPHEWTRVSDCIRVHCEDDENLLIPVHAYPATAHVHIPTRVDLPAAPLGQSVSHIIPLRCRSPADLEFEVNFIEPHEAFSIHPLTGVIPANGKSKITITFKPCRYETCQVTVRLLVSQFNTKSYLCTITGSSVPLLAFRELALQGSAAKSKGSLPAIQVQSPVKQKFAKDVVKPKGATGGPTGSKPGPKPLVDASSHGGVAKMLHKDSSKLGVEHPNEGLQNRQKKEAVFLKKVQQNVKEEEINRLKLQVHLGKDPVSDSTRSQVLEDRLVALHQYQVRKGDVRQERDFTSGPPRLYSIRLISDAGQVPKGTPSFQFHPSFQWALKQRALKRFQQAARRVLMQCRMKWILALWRNLPGAVAGLISANKVEKEEACVMKISPERILPSSFPLFIDEADPLALDFSALPVDDVDVRVTTHVPTFKLQVPQYYKLIGYQPVSAWEAFNAFIPISSMPPLRTGDSVDGSMSPTPEDEKEQDASDLNFTFPSALLRPTHAHPLRIFNPAPGLQAYKPTPKYLESDVDFHLCPLPRYSSPAGHTSGMESQSLQMQTLDPKGAITGLKTWDNFDLVTASCVSRQAALSSNILHGSANYNKDVLPMTSPAAFTQPPAYLSGCTDKRCEGTLTPEMIKRVFLSGFH, via the exons ATGGCCGTCTCTGCTCCCCTGACGCCGCTGCCCCTGACCCAGTTAGTGGAAGACGGAAGGAGCAGCGTGCCGAACCATCTACTTGAATCCA AAATCTATGTCAAAGAGAAGAGTAATGGCCTGATCCAAGTTGATCCTTCTGAACTACATTTCAGTGGCTTCAAGCTCGAGAAAGACTATGTGAAGAGCGTG AAACTAATCAACATCTCATCTAGAGTGCTAAATATTCACATCATCCCCACTCAAACCAAGCATTTCCGAACCAACTATGCCAAAAAG TGCCGACTGATTCCTGGCCTTGCCTACACAGTGAAAGTCAAATTCTGTCCCCATGAGTGGACCCGTGTCTCGGACTGTATTCGAGTTCACTGTGAG GACGATGAGAACCTTTTAATTCCAGTTCACGCTTACCCCGCCACCGCTCATGTGCATATCCCGACACGCGTTGACTTACCAGCAGCACCGCTTGGACAGAG TGTTAGCCACATCATTCCATTGCGCTGCAGATCTCCCGCTGATTTGGAGTTTGAAGTGAACTTCATTGAGCCACATGAGGCCTTTTCCATCCACCCACTCACAG GTGTGATCCCAGCCAATGGTAAATCAAAGATCACTATTACCTTCAAACCCTGCCGCTATGAGACTTGTCAGGTTACCGTTCGACTGCTTGTCTCACAATTCAACACCAAATCCTACCTATGTACTATTACCGGAAGCTCCGTCCCTCTTCTTGCTTTCAG GGAGCTTGCGCTTCAGGGTTCAGCTGCCAAAAGTAAAGGATCTTTACCAGCCATCCAAGTCCAAAGTCCAGTCAAACAAAAGTTTGCCAAGGATGTCGTCAAACCCAAG GGTGCCACAGGAGGTCCCACTGGGAGCAAGCCAGGACCAAAGCCACTTGTAGATGCCTCCTCCCATGGGGGAGTGGCAAAGATGCTCCACAAGGACAGTAGCAAACTTGGCGTCGAACATCCAAACGAGG GTCTCCAGAATAGGCAGAAGAAAGAGGCTGTTTTTCTAAAAAAGGTTCAACAAAATGTAAAAGAAGAGGAAATCAACCGCTTGAAATT ACAAGTACATCTGGGTAAAGATCCAGTGTCAGATTCGACCAGGAGCCAAGTACTGGAGGACAGACTGGTTGCATTACATCAGTACCAG GTCAGGAAGGGAGATGTAAGGCAAGAGAGAGACTTTACCAGCGGACCACCAAGACTCTACTCAATACGACTCATTTCTGACGCAGGGCAG GTCCCCAAAGGAACCCCCTCTTTCCAGTTTCACCCCAGCTTTCAGTGGGCGCTTAAACAGAGGGCGCTAAAACGCTTCCAGCAAGCAGCACGCAGg GTTTTGATGCAATGTCGCATGAAGTGGATCCTGGCCTTGTGGAGGAATCTCCCGGGCGCTGTGGCAGGCTTGATCTCGGCCAACAAAG TCGAAAAGGAGGAGGCATGTGTTATGAAGATCTCCCCAGAAAGAATCTTGCCATCTTCCTTCCCACTTTTCATAGATGAAGCTGATCCACTG GCTCTTGACTTTTCCGCTTTGCCTGTGGATGATGTTGATGTGAGGGTAACAACTCATGTTCCTACCTTCAAGCTCCAA GTTCCTCAGTACTACAAGCTAATAGGCTACCAGCCTGTGTCAGCCTGGGAAGCCTTTAATGCCTTCATTCCCATATCCTCAATGCCACCACTACGCACCGGAGATTCA GTGGATGGTTCCATGTCCCCCACACCAGAGGATGAGAAGGAGCAAGATGCCAGTGATCTGAATTTCACTTTCCCAAGCGCTCTCCTTCGTCCCACTCATGCACACCCACTCAGAATTTTT AACCCAGCTCCTGGCCTCCAGGCCTACAAGCCAACCCCTAAATACCTCGAAAGCGATGTGGACTTTCACCTCTGCCCGTTGCCTCG TTATTCATCGCCTGCAGGCCACACAAGTGGGATGGAGTCACAAAGCTTACAAATGCAAACTCTGGACCCAAAG GGAGCTATCACAGGGTTGAAGACATGGGACAATTTCGATTTGGTAACTGCATCATGTGTGTCCAGACAGGCTGCTCTAAGCAGCAACATTCTGCATGG
- the LOC133150369 gene encoding acyl-CoA-binding protein-like, which translates to MTESFKKAAEEVKMLKTRPNREEVKALYGLYKQATIGDIDSATARPGVLDIIGRRKWDSWTEKKGMSKEEAMAAYVDVVDKLKTKYGP; encoded by the exons ATGACT GAAAGTTTTAAGAAAGCCGCTGAGGAAGTGAAGATGTTGAAAACACGCCCTAACCGTGAAGAAGTGAAAGCACTTTACGGTTTATACAAACAGGCCACGATTGGAGACATTGATTCTG CCACAGCTCGTCCAGGGGTATTAGACATCATAGGACGACGGAAATGGGATTCGTGGACGGAAAAGAAAG GTATGTCCAAAGAAGAGGCAATGGCTGCCTATGTTGATGTGGTGGACAAGCTGAAAACAAAATATGGACCATAA